The Arachis hypogaea cultivar Tifrunner chromosome 16, arahy.Tifrunner.gnm2.J5K5, whole genome shotgun sequence genome contains a region encoding:
- the LOC112697732 gene encoding kinesin-like protein KIN-7N: MEKICVAVRLRPPVSEDSSNGSFWKVEENRVSLHRIHGTPLSNTSYAFDHVFDETSTNASVYELLTKDIIHAALDGFNGTAFAYGQTSSGKTFTMNGSENDPGIIPRAVKDIFAKIETMSDREFLIRVSYMEIYNEEINDLLVVENQKLQIHESLERGVFVAGLREEIVNNAEQVLNLINSGEVNRHFGETNMNARSSRSHTIFRMVIESKGKEFNSYDDLSVNDIVRVSVLNLVDLAGSERIAKTGADGVRLKEGKYINKSLMVLGNVINKLSDGSKQRGHIPYRDSKLTRILQPALGGNAKTSIICTLAPEEIHIEETRGTLQFASRAKRITNCVQVNEILTDAALLKRQQLEIEELRKKLQGSHAEVLEQEILKLRNDLLKYEMERGKLEMELEEERKSRNQWIRDQQQLKMENSSTRSFSDCNTNGSQGFLRHKFEECNDINSASHGDIFKSPCLKTNPSAFVAKRSKHCTLSDYSPLPDAFSNVADEDLWLKMNNGYVADLDSLQTTPTRKVQSFPSTDTTPVCTSQNEKYDREVQDLRRQLEIANEKINELKRKHSDEVPLSKRLMGETLVYRQETQLLQELPLRLSESVKNFKNSYEQVLSVMQQCASSGKLSTANMLSTMSEISAQLFSNLEASFEVTMDGERLCHGNYAPMHEQQRMFQEKVNNIITSLESSESSTTEEQERSPSCTCEHKGSDLGGETAYSKEVLNERYDSLEKEFLLLKDERDSLLQMFSESSQKLAMVSSQKENALKDLNTEVQRRNNLEGDLKQFTSAFACRQKSLISFHSEFKTQIEKLRAQTLSSVPKSVDCQD, encoded by the exons atggaGAAGATCTGCGTCGCCGTTCGACTTCGACCTCCAGTTTCCGAAGACTCCTCTAATGGAAGCTTCTGGAAGGTCGAAGAGAATCGTGTTTCGCTTCACAGGATTCATGGCACACCGCTCTCTAACACTTCTTATGCTTTCg ATCACGTGTTCGACGAAACTAGCACCAATGCTAGCGTCTACGAGCTGCTCACCAAGGATATAATTCATGCTGCGCTCGATGGCTTcaatg GAACTGCATTTGCTTATGGGCAGACCAGCAGTGGCAAGACATTCACCATGAATGGGTCGGAAAACGATCCAGGAATAATTCCTCGGGCTGTCAAAGATATATTTGCAAAAATTGAGACG ATGTCTGATCGTGAGTTTCTGATTCGAGTGTCCTACATGGAGATCTATAATGAAGAAATTAATGACCTTCTAGTTGTTGAAAATCAGAAATTGCAAATTCATGAGAGTTTGGAG cGTGGAGTATTTGTTGCAGGGCTCCGGGAGGAGATAGTAAACAATGCCGAACaagtattaaatttaattaattcaggGGAAG tTAACAGGCACTTTGGTGAAACAAATATGAACGCTAGGAGTAGCAGATCGCATACAATATTTAGAATG GTGATTGAAAGCAAAGGGAAGGAGTTCAACTCTTATGATGATTTATCAGTTAACGACATTGTTCGAGTATCAGTCTTG AACTTAGTCGACTTAGCTGGCTCGGAAAGGATTGCTAAGACTGGAGCTGATGGAGTACGTTTGAAAGAAGGAAAATATATTAACAAGAGCTTAATGGTTTTGGGAAATGTTATCAACAAATTAAGTGACGGTTCAAAGCAACG GGGCCATATCCCGTATCGTGATAGTAAATTAACTCGGATACTACAACCTGCTCTTGGTGGCAACGCCAAAACTTCCATTATTTGTACCTTAGCACCAGAAGAG ATTCATATTGAAGAAACAAGAGGGACTCTTCAGTTTGCTAGTAGAGCCAAACGTATCACCAACTGTGTTCAAGTGAATGAG ATCCTGACAGATGCAGCCTTGTTAAAGCGACAACAGCTAGAAATAGAGGAGCTACGTAAGAAACTTCAG GGATCCCATGCAGAAGTGCTCGAGCAAGAGATTCTTAAACTCAGGAACGATTTGCTCAAG TATGAGATGGAGCGTGGGAAGCTTGAAATGGAACTTGAAGAGGAGAGGAAGTCACGGAATCAATGGATTAGGGATCAACAACAGTTGAAAATGGAAAATTCCAGTACTAGGTCCTTCTCGGACTGTAACACGAATGGAAGTCAG GGATTTCTGAGGCACAAATTTGAAGAATGCAACGATATCAATAGTGCTTCTCATGGAGATATCTTCAAATCTCCATGTTTAAAGACAAATCCCAGTGCTTTTGTCGCCAAGCGATCAAAGCATTGTACATTATCTGATTACAGCCCTCTTCCAGATGCTTTCAGCAATGTGGCTGATGAAGATCTGTGGCTGAAAATGAACAATGGTTATGTTGCAGACCTTGATTCACTTCAAACTACTCCCACTCGAAAAGTTCAATCATTCCCATCAACTGATACAACTCCT GTTTGTACAAGTCAGAATGAAAAGTATGATCGTGAGGTTCAAGATTTGAGGAGACAACTGGAAATTGCTAATGAAAAGATCAATGAACTCAAG AGAAAGCATTCTGACGAAGTACCATTGAGCAAGCGACTAATGGGTGAGACGCTGGTATATCGACAAGAAACACAACTACTTCAAGAATTGCCTCTGAGGTTATCTGAATCTGTGAAGAACTTCAAAAACAGCTATGAGCAAGTTTTGTCAGTGATGCAG CAATGTGCATCTAGTGGCAAATTATCAACTGCAAATATGCTTTCAACCATGAGTGAAATTAGTGCACAACTATTTTCAAATTTGGAAGCTTCCTTTGAAGTGACGATGGATGGTGAAAGGTTGTGCCATGGGAATTATGCTCCAATGCATGAACAACAAAGAATGTTTCAAGAAAAGGTGAACAATATCATTACATCGTTGGAGTCATCAGAAAGCTCAACAACAGAAGAGCAGGAGAGGAGCCCTTCGTGCACCTGTGAACACAAG GGCTCTGATTTGGGAGGAGAAACTGCTTATTCAAAGGAGGTTTTAAATGAAAGATATGACAGCCTGGAAAAGGAGTTTCTACTCTTGAAGGATGAAAGAGACTCTTTGCTCCAGATGTTCTCTGAATCATCCCAGAAACTTGCAATGGTTTCAAGCCAAAAGGAAAATGCTTTGAAAGATTTAAATACTGAAGTACAGAGAAGGAATAATCTAGAAGGGGATCTTAAGCAGTTTACTTCAGCTTTTGCTTGTCGTCAGAAATCACTCATTTCCTTCCATAGTGAATTTAAGACTCAGATTGAGAAATTAAGAGCCCAAACTTTAAGCTCGGTGCCTAAGTCTGTTGATTGTCAAGATTAG
- the LOC112697733 gene encoding large ribosomal subunit protein uL1 encodes MSKLQSDALREAIIGIVADSKEKNRKFMETIELQIGLKKYDPQKDKRFSGSVKLPHIPRPKMKIYMLGDAQHAEEVKKIGLDWMDVEALKKLNKNKKLVKKLAKKYHAFLASEAVIKQIPRLLGPGLNKAGKFPTLVTHQESLESKVNETKAMVKFQLKKVLCMGVAVGNVSMEEKQIFQNVQLSVNFLVSLLKKNWQNVRCLYLKSTMGKSYRVF; translated from the exons ATGAG TAAGCTTCAGAGTGATGCACTGAGAGAAGCAATCATTGGGATAGTGGCTGATTCCAAAGAGAAGAATAGGAAGTTTATGGAGACCATTGAGCTCCAAATTGGACTCAAAAAATATGACCCACAAAAGGATAAGCGTTTCAGCGGTTCTGTAAAGTTGCCACACATCCCAAGGCCCAAGATGAAAATCTACATGCTTGGTGATGCTCAGCATGCTGAAGAggtaa AGAAAATAGGATTGGATTGGATGGATGTTGAAGCATTGAAGAAGCttaacaaaaataagaaattggtgaagaaacTTGCCAAGAAATATCATGCTTTCTTGGCTTCTGAAGCAGTCATTAAGCAGATTCCTCGTCTCTTGGGTCCTGGTCTCAATAAGGCAG GAAAGTTCCCCACACTTGTTACCCACCAAGAATCCCTCGAGTCTAAAGTCAATGAGACCAAGGCTATGGTGAAATTTCAGCTTAAGAAGGTGCTCTGCATGGGAGTAGCTGTAGGCAATGTAAGCATGGAGGAAAAGCAAATCTTCCAAAACGTACAACTGAGCGTTAACTTCCTTGTGTCCTTGTTGAAAAAGAACTGGCAGAAT GTTAGGTGCTTGTATCTGAAGAGTACCATGGGAAAATCCTACCGTGTGTTTTGA
- the LOC112697734 gene encoding uncharacterized protein: protein MVARLSTKVLNICIASMCKAKQVVKAEAVIIDGIRLGVLPDVVTYNTLIDAYCRFDCVDTGYSVLSRMREAGIPPDVISYNSLISGAARKCLLSSALDLFDEMLRADIHPDAWSYNILINCLFKLGKPDEANRIFMEMALSELHPCSATYNIMINGLCKNGYVNNAIMLFRNLQRHGFIPEVLTYNTLINGLSKARRTGTARRILREFKEAGYEPNCITYTTVMKCCFQCRQFDEALEILHEMRSKGYTFDGYAYCTVIAALIKIGRIEEADEIVRLMQHSGIQPDLVSYNTLINLYCRQGRLDDAMKLLGDIEKEGLECDQYTHTIIINGLCNAGNFLGAKQHLIYMNSLGFGYNLVAHNCILHGLGKAGHIDHAMKWFESMEVKDSFTYTIIVHNLCRARRFLCASKIMVLCLNSGFRILRATQRAVIDGLCSIGYTNEARKLKLKLRVIRLLHD, encoded by the coding sequence ATGGTTGCGAGATTATCAACTAAGGTATTGAACATTTGCATAGCATCAATGTGCAAAGCCAAGCAAGTAGTGAAAGCTGAAGCTGTGATAATTGACGGCATAAGATTGGGCGTGCTCCCTGATGTGGTCACATACAACACTCTAATAGATGCGTATTGTCGTTTTGATTGCGTCGACACAGGCTATTCTGTTCTTAGTCGAATGAGGGAGGCAGGGATACCCCCTGATGTTATTTCTTACAATTCTTTGATCTCTGGGGCTGCCAGGAAATGCTTGTTGTCGAGTGCCTTGGACCTGTTCGACGAAATGCTTCGAGCAGATATACACCCTGATGCTTGGAGCTATAACattttgattaattgtttgtTCAAGCTTGGGAAACCAGATGAGGCGAATCGTATTTTTATGGAGATGGCGCTTAGTGAGCTGCATCCTTGTTCGGCTACATATAACATCATGATTAATGGGCTGTGTAAGAATGGATATGTTAACAATGCTATTATGTTGTTCAGGAACTTGCAACGGCACGGATTCATTCCTGAGGTGTTGACATACAATACACTTATTAATGGACTAAGCAAGGCTCGACGAACGGGGACAGCTAGGAGGATTCTTAGGGAGTTTAAGGAAGCAGGTTATGAACCTAACTGTATTACCTACACAACGGTTATGAAGTGTTGCTTCCAGTGTAGGCAGTTTGACGAAGCATTAGAGATCTTGCATGAGATGAGGAGTAAAGGGTACACTTTCGATGGCTATGCATACTGCACAGTGATTGCTGCGCTGATAAAGATCGGGCGGATTGAAGAGGCAGATGAAATCGTCAGGCTGATGCAGCATAGTGGTATTCAACCAGATTTAGTGTCTTATAATACATTGATAAATCTTTACTGCAGACAAGGAAGATTAGATGATGCCATGAAGTTACTTGGCGACATAGAGAAAGAAGGTCTGGAATGCGATCAATATACACACACGATTATAATTAATGGATTGTGCAATGCAGGCAACTTTTTAGGTGCAAAGCAGCATTTGATTTATATGAACTCACTGGGGTTTGGTTACAATTTGGTTGCGCATAATTGTATTCTTCATGGATTGGGTAAAGCAGGTCATATTGATCACGCAATGAAATGGTTCGAATCGATGGAAGTTAAAGACTCTTTCACGTATACCATCATAGTGCACAACCTTTGTAGGGCTAGAAGGTTCCTTTGTGCCTCCAAGATCATGGTTTTGTGTCTAAATTCTGGGTTTCGGATCTTAAGGGCTACTCAGAGAGCTGTTATTGATGGTCTTTGTAGTATAGGGTATACAAATGAAGCCAGGAAACTCAAGCTTAAACTACGAGTGATTCGACTATTACATGATTAA
- the LOC112697735 gene encoding uncharacterized protein — MKGKGQSQNIFVRIMVSPIRALGKARDMYVRSIIKCGDSMNYSNPMDAANRFSALSRSHSAATSRRSEVNDEDFAELMRAASARTLANRIDVDYVLKQQHQHVHHNSKGLPKSSSVGMARIDEENDYAEGSVGGGGVGGGFGVPELYPRSKSYAVSKTHNVVAF, encoded by the coding sequence ATGAAAGGCAAGGGACAGAGTCAGAACATTTTTGTTAGGATCATGGTGTCGCCAATTAGGGCACTTGGAAAAGCAAGGGACATGTATGTGAGGAGCATAATAAAATGTGGGGACAGCATGAACTATAGTAACCCCATGGATGCTGCAAACAGATTCTCAGCTTTGTCTAGAAGCCATAGTGCTGCAACATCAAGAAGATCTGAAGTTAATGATGAGGATTTTGCTGAGCTCATGAGGGCTGCTTCTGCTAGAACTTTGGCTAATAGAATTGACGTGGATTATGTCCTAAAACAGCAGCATCAGCATGTTCATCATAATTCAAAAGGGTTACCAAAATCTAGCAGTGTTGGTATGGCTAGAATTGATGAGGAGAATGATTATGCAGAAGGTAGTGTTGGTGGCGGTGGTGTTGGTGGCGGTTTTGGTGTGCCTGAATTGTATCCAAGAAGTAAGAGTTATGCTGTGTCTAAGACTCATAATGTTGTTGCTTTCTGA